Proteins encoded in a region of the Burkholderiales bacterium genome:
- a CDS encoding sugar phosphate nucleotidyltransferase, which translates to MQRLDWIVVVVSLVLCYLPALFYLRRAGSSTKEFFASGQSAPWWLVGTSMVATTFSTDTPNLVTDFVRTHGVSYNWVWWAFLLTGMATVFFYAQLWRRSRVLTDLEFYELRYSGKPAAIVRGFRAVYLGLFFNIMIMALVTLAAVKIANVMLGWDRLETIAIAGTACVLFAAVSGLWGVMWTDLVQFVLAMVGVIVAAYVALDHPAVGGLSGLLTKTDPKTLSLLPDFDDTSLVLMVLVIPLTVQWWSVWYPGSEPGGGSYVAQRILASKNERHALGATLWFNVAHYALRPWPWIIVALCSMLVFPTLDDIQRALPHVDASLMGNDLAYPAMLTLLPVGMKGLLIASLFAAYRSTMETHLNWGASYLVIDFYQRFLKPGRSERHYLWVSRSLTALLMVACGFFTLALSTASEAFQLLLSVGAGTGLIYLLRWFWWRINAWSEISAMVSSFAVALGFFVAKKAGVVIQDPWPLLITVGLTTIVWVTVTLLTEPADRATLVRFYERTRPAGPGWNAIRAATNLPPSSDSLPQMLLGWTAGVTFVYAGLFGTGSLIYGHTTQAMLWIAVFVVSGVVLVRVVQRLWSGECTKAVVLARGLGTRMRAPDGAAALAPDQARAADTGVKAMIPVDRPFLDYVLSGLADAGFREVCIVVAPDDATIRDHYTKHAPSRIRVAFAVQQEAKGTADAVLPVEDYAGGEPFVVLNGDNYYPTEVLRRLRLADGCAGVAFTREGLLRTADVPADRIAKYAILDVTEDGRLERIVEKPASSKPGDRVSMNCWRFTSDMFRACREVPVSKRGEYELPAAIGYAMEQLGISFHMVSADATVLDLSHRADVPTVAARLQTVKVEL; encoded by the coding sequence GCAGCGCCTCGACTGGATCGTCGTCGTCGTCAGCCTCGTGCTCTGCTACCTGCCCGCGCTGTTCTATCTCAGGCGGGCGGGCTCGAGCACGAAGGAGTTCTTCGCTTCGGGACAATCGGCGCCGTGGTGGCTGGTGGGGACGTCGATGGTCGCGACGACGTTCAGCACCGATACGCCGAACCTGGTGACCGACTTCGTGCGCACGCACGGCGTCTCGTACAACTGGGTGTGGTGGGCGTTCCTGCTCACCGGCATGGCGACGGTGTTCTTCTACGCGCAGTTGTGGCGGCGCTCGCGCGTGCTCACCGATCTCGAGTTCTACGAGCTTCGCTATTCCGGCAAGCCCGCGGCGATCGTGCGCGGCTTTCGTGCGGTGTATCTCGGTCTCTTCTTCAACATCATGATCATGGCGCTGGTAACGCTCGCCGCCGTCAAGATCGCGAACGTGATGCTGGGGTGGGACCGTCTGGAGACGATCGCCATCGCCGGAACGGCGTGTGTGCTGTTTGCGGCGGTCTCGGGACTCTGGGGCGTCATGTGGACCGACCTCGTGCAGTTCGTGCTGGCGATGGTCGGAGTCATCGTCGCGGCATATGTGGCGCTCGACCATCCGGCGGTCGGCGGGCTTTCGGGCTTGCTTACGAAGACCGACCCGAAGACGTTGTCGCTCCTTCCGGACTTCGACGACACCTCGCTCGTGCTGATGGTGCTCGTCATTCCGCTCACGGTGCAGTGGTGGTCGGTGTGGTACCCGGGCTCGGAGCCCGGCGGCGGAAGCTACGTCGCGCAGCGCATCCTCGCGTCGAAGAACGAGCGTCACGCGCTCGGCGCGACGCTCTGGTTCAACGTCGCGCATTACGCGCTCCGACCGTGGCCGTGGATCATCGTGGCGCTGTGCTCGATGCTCGTCTTTCCGACGCTGGACGACATCCAGCGCGCCCTGCCGCACGTGGACGCGTCGCTGATGGGAAACGATCTCGCCTACCCGGCGATGCTGACCCTGCTCCCGGTCGGCATGAAGGGGCTCCTGATCGCATCGCTCTTCGCGGCGTATCGGTCGACGATGGAGACGCATCTGAACTGGGGCGCGTCGTACCTCGTCATCGATTTCTACCAGCGTTTCCTGAAGCCCGGCCGGTCGGAGCGCCATTACCTGTGGGTGTCGCGCAGCCTGACGGCGCTGCTCATGGTGGCCTGCGGTTTCTTCACGCTCGCGCTCTCGACGGCGAGCGAGGCATTCCAGCTTCTGTTATCGGTCGGCGCCGGGACGGGGTTGATCTACCTCCTCCGCTGGTTCTGGTGGCGGATCAACGCGTGGAGCGAGATCTCCGCGATGGTGTCGTCGTTCGCCGTCGCGCTCGGGTTCTTCGTCGCGAAGAAGGCCGGCGTCGTGATCCAGGACCCGTGGCCGCTCCTGATCACGGTTGGACTGACCACGATCGTGTGGGTGACGGTCACCCTGCTTACCGAGCCCGCCGATCGCGCGACGCTCGTTCGCTTCTATGAACGAACGCGCCCTGCCGGGCCCGGCTGGAATGCGATCCGTGCCGCGACGAACCTGCCGCCGTCGTCGGACAGCCTGCCCCAGATGCTGCTGGGATGGACCGCCGGCGTGACGTTCGTCTACGCGGGGCTGTTCGGCACCGGGAGCCTGATCTACGGCCATACCACGCAGGCGATGCTGTGGATCGCGGTGTTCGTGGTGAGCGGCGTCGTGCTGGTGCGCGTCGTACAGCGGCTGTGGTCGGGCGAGTGCACCAAGGCGGTCGTCCTCGCGCGCGGACTCGGGACGCGCATGCGTGCGCCGGACGGCGCCGCCGCTCTCGCGCCGGATCAAGCGCGCGCGGCCGACACGGGCGTCAAGGCGATGATTCCGGTCGACCGTCCTTTCCTGGACTACGTGCTCAGCGGACTGGCCGACGCCGGATTCAGGGAGGTGTGCATCGTCGTCGCGCCGGACGATGCGACGATACGCGATCACTACACGAAGCATGCGCCGTCGCGAATTCGGGTGGCGTTCGCCGTCCAGCAGGAGGCGAAGGGAACGGCGGATGCCGTGCTGCCGGTCGAGGACTACGCCGGCGGCGAGCCGTTCGTCGTGTTGAACGGCGACAACTACTATCCGACCGAGGTGCTTCGGAGGTTGCGATTGGCCGATGGCTGCGCCGGTGTCGCGTTCACCCGCGAGGGGCTTTTGCGAACGGCCGACGTCCCCGCGGACCGGATCGCGAAGTACGCGATCCTCGACGTGACCGAGGACGGCAGGCTCGAGCGTATCGTCGAAAAGCCGGCCTCATCGAAGCCCGGCGATCGCGTGAGCATGAACTGCTGGCGTTTCACGTCGGACATGTTTCGCGCATGCCGCGAGGTGCCGGTATCAAAGCGGGGCGAGTACGAGCTGCCGGCCGCGATCGGGTATGCGATGGAGCAGCTTGGGATTTCCTTTCATATGGTATCCGCCGACGCGACCGTGCTCGACCTGTCGCACCGCGCCGATGTGCCGACCGTTGCTGCGCGCCTCCAAACGGTGAAGGTGGAGCTCTGA
- a CDS encoding enterotoxin, with the protein MPLGGTGRELTLSNESIAATWTIADNTIKPSTLKNRLRGASLPVPAELFTLNAPSPIPASAFRIAGDPRVSRSEVSATLRDPDGRIEVVWRATLHDDAKYLRQEFSLRALKGDVALREISLFDFNAPQARVSGTVRGSPIVVNEESYFAFEHPLANNGVDGDRVRCRMARTLPLRPGTTLELSSVVGVTRTGQLRRDFLAYIERERAHRYRTFLHYNTWYDIGFASQFSERDALAAVNAFGRELHDKRGVTLDSFLFDDGWDDPTTLWRFHSGFPNGFSKVRDATRKYGAAPGVWMSPWGGYNKQKEQRLAYGRALGFETNERGFALSGPVYYKRFRDTCVEMIRKYGVNQFKLDGTGDAASTAPGSPFDSDFDAAIHLIRELRASSPDLYVNLTVGTYPSPFWLRYADSIWRGGEDHGFAGVGTSRQRWITYRDADTYQRVVKAGALFPLNSVMLHGLICARHVKNLNTDPGNDFRSEVRSYFGTGTQLQEMYITPSLLSRENWDAIAEAAKWSRTNAETLVDTHWIGGDPSRLEPYGWASWSPKKGIVTLRNPSDRPQSIAIDVAAALELPAGSPRQFDATSPWDRNVRWAFRAGEETQIALGPFEVVTLELVGR; encoded by the coding sequence ATGCCTCTCGGGGGAACGGGACGCGAGCTCACGCTGAGCAACGAGTCGATCGCCGCGACGTGGACGATCGCCGACAACACGATCAAGCCATCCACGCTCAAGAATAGGCTGCGTGGAGCGAGTCTTCCCGTCCCGGCGGAGCTTTTCACGCTGAATGCGCCGTCGCCGATTCCCGCGAGCGCGTTCCGGATCGCCGGCGATCCGCGTGTGTCGCGGTCGGAAGTCTCGGCGACGCTGCGCGATCCCGACGGGAGAATAGAGGTTGTCTGGCGCGCGACGCTCCACGACGACGCGAAGTACCTGCGGCAGGAGTTCTCCCTGCGTGCGCTGAAGGGCGACGTCGCGCTGCGTGAGATCTCGCTGTTCGACTTCAACGCACCACAGGCGCGTGTTTCGGGGACGGTGCGCGGGTCGCCGATCGTCGTGAACGAAGAGTCGTACTTCGCGTTCGAGCATCCGCTCGCGAACAACGGTGTCGACGGCGATCGGGTGCGCTGTCGCATGGCGAGGACGCTGCCGCTGCGACCGGGGACGACGCTGGAGCTGAGCTCCGTCGTGGGTGTGACACGGACGGGTCAGTTGCGGCGCGATTTCCTGGCGTACATCGAGCGGGAGCGGGCGCACCGGTACCGAACGTTCCTGCACTACAACACGTGGTACGACATCGGGTTCGCATCGCAATTCAGCGAGCGCGACGCGCTGGCGGCGGTGAACGCGTTCGGAAGGGAGCTGCACGACAAGCGCGGCGTCACGCTCGATTCGTTCCTCTTCGACGACGGATGGGACGATCCCACCACGTTGTGGCGCTTTCATTCGGGGTTCCCGAACGGGTTCAGCAAAGTCCGCGACGCGACGCGCAAGTACGGCGCGGCCCCGGGCGTGTGGATGTCGCCGTGGGGCGGCTACAACAAACAGAAGGAGCAACGCCTCGCGTATGGACGCGCGCTGGGCTTCGAGACCAACGAGCGCGGATTCGCGCTGTCGGGGCCGGTCTATTACAAGCGCTTTCGCGACACGTGCGTCGAAATGATCCGCAAGTACGGCGTGAACCAGTTCAAGCTCGACGGCACCGGAGACGCGGCGAGCACCGCGCCGGGCAGCCCGTTCGACAGCGATTTCGACGCCGCGATACACCTGATCCGCGAGCTGCGCGCTTCGAGCCCGGATCTCTACGTGAATCTCACGGTGGGCACCTATCCGTCGCCGTTCTGGCTGCGCTACGCGGATTCGATCTGGCGCGGGGGAGAGGATCACGGCTTCGCCGGCGTCGGCACGAGCCGTCAACGCTGGATCACCTATCGGGATGCCGACACGTATCAGCGTGTCGTGAAAGCGGGTGCGCTGTTCCCGCTCAACTCGGTCATGCTGCACGGACTGATCTGCGCGCGGCACGTCAAGAACCTGAACACCGATCCCGGGAACGATTTCCGGTCGGAGGTTCGTTCCTACTTCGGAACCGGGACGCAGCTACAGGAGATGTACATCACGCCATCGCTGCTCTCGCGAGAGAACTGGGACGCGATCGCCGAAGCCGCGAAATGGTCGCGGACGAATGCGGAGACGCTGGTCGACACCCATTGGATCGGCGGCGACCCGTCGCGCCTCGAGCCTTACGGCTGGGCGTCGTGGTCGCCGAAGAAGGGGATCGTGACGCTGCGCAATCCAAGCGATCGGCCGCAGTCCATCGCGATCGATGTGGCGGCGGCGCTCGAGCTGCCGGCCGGATCACCGCGGCAATTCGATGCCACGAGCCCGTGGGATCGGAATGTTCGGTGGGCGTTTCGTGCGGGAGAGGAAACGCAGATCGCGTTGGGGCCGTTCGAGGTGGTCACGCTCGAATTGGTGGGGCGATAG
- a CDS encoding MBL fold metallo-hydrolase — translation MRDYGAAPEAHEIEVTVFGPGYGEAIAVHLGSGQWMLVDSCEPLDTKIPASLEYLCAIGAPADAVRVIVASHWHDDHVRGLSKLLDAYPQADLFISSVFSDREALAFVEGNGGPIAPSLTRGTKELAAAIGKTRNFYFADQRTIVFEETLCGRSVRVLALAPNAAAQAVALTHFATYVPIANAPVMHAPELKPNIEAIVLHVEFGEEAVLLGSDLEDYPQCGWAALVSNAWCLQRRRASAYKVAHHGSKTGNHVGIWSHLVQQQPVAVLTPFVKGSVSLPTADDRTRVRSDAEAVYITSTSSRRARIATDQLRRMRAIADKITPVNSGFGAVRLRKQHGSAGWRVELFEDARML, via the coding sequence ATGCGTGATTACGGAGCGGCACCCGAAGCACACGAAATTGAGGTAACTGTATTCGGCCCCGGTTACGGCGAGGCAATAGCGGTTCATCTTGGCAGCGGCCAGTGGATGCTCGTCGATTCCTGCGAGCCACTCGACACAAAGATCCCAGCGTCTCTCGAATATCTTTGCGCAATCGGCGCGCCGGCCGACGCCGTCCGGGTCATTGTTGCCTCACACTGGCATGACGATCACGTCAGAGGGCTCTCAAAGCTACTTGACGCATATCCTCAGGCAGATCTTTTTATCTCGAGCGTATTTAGCGATCGCGAAGCTTTGGCTTTTGTCGAAGGTAATGGCGGCCCCATAGCTCCGAGCCTTACGCGAGGCACAAAGGAACTCGCGGCTGCCATTGGCAAGACACGGAATTTCTATTTCGCCGATCAGCGGACGATTGTCTTCGAGGAGACGCTATGTGGGCGAAGCGTGCGCGTTCTCGCGCTTGCGCCGAATGCCGCCGCGCAGGCCGTAGCGCTAACACATTTTGCTACGTATGTGCCGATCGCTAACGCACCTGTTATGCACGCGCCGGAATTGAAGCCTAATATCGAGGCGATTGTTCTGCACGTGGAATTCGGCGAGGAAGCAGTGCTTCTCGGCTCGGATCTGGAAGACTACCCGCAATGTGGATGGGCCGCTTTAGTTTCGAACGCGTGGTGTCTACAAAGACGTCGGGCATCTGCTTACAAGGTTGCTCATCACGGTTCTAAGACCGGAAACCACGTTGGAATTTGGTCACACCTAGTGCAACAGCAGCCGGTGGCGGTTCTGACACCATTCGTTAAGGGTTCTGTCAGCTTGCCCACCGCTGATGATCGGACTCGTGTGAGATCGGACGCTGAGGCGGTCTATATCACTTCCACATCGAGCCGCCGCGCGCGTATCGCAACTGACCAGTTGCGACGCATGCGCGCAATTGCTGACAAGATAACGCCGGTGAACTCTGGATTCGGCGCAGTCCGACTACGCAAGCAGCACGGCTCCGCGGGATGGCGGGTGGAACTCTTTGAGGATGCGCGGATGCTTTAG
- the thiD gene encoding bifunctional hydroxymethylpyrimidine kinase/phosphomethylpyrimidine kinase has translation MSFPDPRPLTVLTIAGSDSGGGAGIQADLKTFAAHGLHGLSAIAALTAQHTRGVAAVHVPPVAFLREQIDACFGDFRIGAVKLGMLANREVIDAVADALGRHRSAFVVLDPVMVATSGARLLEPDALDALRTRLFPLATILTPNIPEAELLLGKPINDDADAEAALDALRALGTQALLLKGGHLKSSNGMVDRYRDSSTSRQFRHERIDVEGHGTGCTLASAIAANLCLGKALPEACEAATDYVHGALRHAYRPGRGEVAVLDHFWQRTG, from the coding sequence ATGTCTTTCCCCGACCCCCGTCCGCTCACTGTTCTAACCATCGCCGGCTCCGACTCCGGCGGCGGTGCCGGCATTCAAGCCGATCTCAAGACCTTCGCCGCGCACGGCCTGCACGGCCTTTCCGCGATTGCCGCGCTCACCGCCCAGCACACGCGCGGCGTGGCGGCAGTGCACGTGCCGCCGGTGGCTTTCCTGCGCGAGCAGATCGATGCGTGTTTCGGTGATTTTCGTATCGGCGCGGTCAAGCTGGGGATGCTCGCCAACAGGGAAGTGATCGATGCGGTCGCCGATGCGCTCGGGCGGCACCGGTCCGCCTTTGTCGTGCTCGATCCTGTCATGGTGGCGACCAGCGGCGCGCGGCTGCTCGAGCCGGACGCGCTCGATGCGCTGCGCACGCGACTGTTTCCGCTGGCGACAATCCTCACGCCCAACATACCGGAGGCGGAGTTGCTGCTCGGCAAGCCGATAAACGACGACGCAGATGCTGAAGCAGCGCTGGACGCATTGCGGGCGTTGGGCACGCAGGCGTTGCTGCTGAAAGGCGGTCACCTGAAGAGCAGCAACGGAATGGTCGATCGTTATCGCGACTCGAGCACGAGCAGACAATTCAGACACGAACGTATCGACGTCGAGGGCCACGGCACCGGCTGCACGCTTGCGTCGGCGATTGCGGCGAATCTGTGTCTCGGCAAGGCGTTGCCCGAGGCCTGCGAAGCCGCTACCGACTATGTGCATGGGGCGTTGAGGCATGCGTATCGTCCTGGGCGCGGGGAGGTGGCGGTGTTGGATCATTTCTGGCAGAGGACCGGATGA
- the tenA gene encoding thiaminase II, which produces MPVFTDKLWQSIEPIYAAILRHPFIAGLTDGSLPLESFEFYAVQDALYLREFARSLAIAAAHAPKDDWIVMLSDHAAGALRVERTLHEGFFQEFGLTPEDVFNTPLAPTSLAYTHYLLAVAHGRPFHEALAALLPCYWIYWEVGKTLTKAGSPNTLYARWIGTYGSDEFGSIVRAVLDAMNEVAASVGETERIAMRRHFTTTSRYEWMFWDMGWRRERWPVG; this is translated from the coding sequence GTGCCTGTATTCACCGACAAGCTCTGGCAGTCGATCGAGCCGATCTATGCCGCGATCTTGCGCCACCCGTTCATCGCCGGCCTGACCGACGGCTCACTGCCGCTCGAGTCGTTCGAGTTCTATGCCGTGCAGGACGCGCTCTATCTGCGCGAGTTCGCGCGCTCGCTGGCGATCGCCGCGGCGCACGCGCCCAAGGACGACTGGATCGTGATGCTGAGCGACCACGCGGCCGGCGCGTTGCGCGTGGAGCGCACGCTGCACGAAGGCTTCTTCCAGGAATTCGGGCTCACGCCCGAAGACGTCTTCAACACACCGCTCGCGCCCACGTCGCTTGCATACACGCACTACCTGCTCGCGGTGGCACACGGCCGGCCTTTCCACGAGGCGCTCGCCGCGCTGCTGCCGTGCTACTGGATCTACTGGGAGGTCGGCAAGACGCTCACAAAAGCGGGCTCGCCGAATACGTTGTATGCCCGCTGGATCGGCACCTACGGCTCCGACGAGTTCGGCAGCATCGTGCGCGCGGTGCTCGATGCCATGAACGAGGTCGCCGCGAGTGTCGGAGAGACCGAGCGCATTGCGATGCGCCGCCACTTCACGACGACGAGCCGTTACGAGTGGATGTTCTGGGACATGGGCTGGCGCCGCGAGCGCTGGCCGGTCGGATAG
- a CDS encoding CoA transferase: MSENTQDLNFLQGIKVVDFTQFEAGTTCSEMLAWFGAEVVKIENPGRGDPGRRLRPGKPDDDPWYFYQFNVNKKSIAINLKSARGLQLVRDMIAKADIVTENMAPGTIERLGLDYESVKKINPRIVYCQIKGFASGSPHEAGLAFDMIAQAAGGPISVTGEPGRPPVKPGLSFGDTGTGMLMGATILGALIERNRTGQGRRLQVAMQDAMIHYMRTCFSNMARTGKPTPRNGAKPGGGNNAPTGIFPTRGGGPNDYVYITCSRANPEHFTRLAKLIGREELSTDPRFATGEARAQNEKELDAIIGEWTSRYEKREAMEKLIAVSVPAGAVFDTLELQNEPSFVERGFMQTVKHHNGEYKMATWPVSVDGKMVRIKGSPALGQDTAAVLQDWLGVDAAQLDALKADGVL, encoded by the coding sequence ATGAGCGAGAACACGCAGGATCTCAATTTCCTTCAGGGCATCAAAGTCGTCGATTTCACCCAGTTCGAAGCGGGCACGACCTGCAGCGAGATGCTGGCCTGGTTCGGCGCCGAGGTGGTCAAGATCGAGAACCCGGGGCGCGGCGATCCCGGCCGGCGGCTCCGCCCCGGCAAGCCCGACGACGACCCCTGGTATTTCTATCAGTTCAACGTCAACAAGAAGTCGATCGCGATCAACCTGAAGTCCGCGCGCGGGCTCCAGCTCGTCAGGGACATGATCGCGAAAGCCGACATCGTCACCGAGAACATGGCGCCCGGCACGATCGAGCGGCTCGGCCTGGACTACGAGTCGGTGAAGAAGATCAATCCGCGCATCGTCTACTGCCAGATCAAGGGATTCGCGAGCGGCAGCCCGCACGAGGCGGGACTCGCCTTCGACATGATCGCGCAGGCCGCCGGCGGCCCGATCAGCGTGACCGGCGAGCCCGGCCGCCCGCCGGTCAAGCCGGGGCTCTCCTTCGGCGACACCGGCACCGGCATGCTGATGGGCGCGACGATTCTCGGCGCGCTCATCGAGCGCAACCGCACCGGCCAGGGGCGCCGGCTTCAGGTCGCGATGCAGGACGCGATGATCCACTACATGCGCACGTGTTTCTCGAACATGGCGCGCACCGGCAAACCGACGCCGCGCAACGGCGCCAAGCCGGGCGGCGGCAACAACGCACCCACCGGCATCTTCCCGACCAGGGGCGGCGGGCCGAACGACTACGTCTACATCACCTGCAGCCGCGCGAACCCCGAGCACTTCACGCGGCTGGCGAAGCTGATCGGGCGCGAGGAGCTGAGCACCGATCCGCGCTTTGCCACCGGCGAGGCACGGGCCCAGAACGAGAAGGAGCTCGATGCGATCATCGGCGAATGGACGAGCCGGTACGAGAAGCGCGAGGCGATGGAGAAGCTGATCGCAGTCAGCGTGCCGGCCGGTGCGGTGTTCGACACGCTGGAGCTGCAGAACGAGCCGAGCTTCGTCGAGCGCGGCTTCATGCAGACCGTGAAGCACCACAACGGCGAGTACAAGATGGCGACGTGGCCGGTGAGCGTCGACGGCAAGATGGTGCGCATCAAAGGCTCGCCGGCATTGGGGCAGGACACCGCCGCGGTGCTTCAGGACTGGCTCGGCGTCGATGCGGCGCAGCTCGACGCGCTCAAAGCCGACGGCGTGCTTTAG
- a CDS encoding LLM class flavin-dependent oxidoreductase → MRLGLFMMPLHPSYRAIADCYDRDIEQLVLADKLGFAEAWLGEHFTEKWENAPSPDLLIAKALALTERIRFGTGVTLLAMHEPVYLAHRVAMLDHLARGRFNWGIGLGGIPTDMKLMGLDPAEARGRSFEALEVVLGLWRSDSSYSHRGDFFRIEAPQFNPVTERGLHMKPMQLPHPPIAVAASTPRSGSLKVAGARGWSPMSSSLLSSAFLPGHWETVVEGAKSAGLTPNRSDWRIARDIFVGPTPAIARERARAVLGRNYDVHQRPSRAGTLQMQIMKVDPSMADDAVDVDYLMENLWIVGDPQECADKIRALYETTGGFGTLLCVTADSDDPAWDHESLRLLAEEVAPRIADLG, encoded by the coding sequence ATGCGCCTCGGCCTGTTCATGATGCCTTTGCATCCGTCCTATCGCGCGATCGCCGATTGCTACGACCGCGATATCGAGCAGCTGGTGCTGGCCGACAAGCTGGGGTTCGCCGAAGCGTGGCTCGGTGAGCACTTCACCGAGAAATGGGAGAACGCGCCGTCACCCGATCTGTTGATCGCCAAAGCGCTGGCGTTGACCGAACGGATCCGTTTCGGCACCGGGGTCACCCTGCTCGCCATGCACGAGCCGGTCTATCTCGCCCATCGGGTGGCGATGCTCGATCACCTGGCGCGCGGGCGCTTCAACTGGGGGATCGGGCTCGGCGGGATCCCGACCGACATGAAACTGATGGGACTCGACCCGGCCGAGGCGCGCGGCCGCTCATTCGAAGCGCTCGAGGTGGTGCTCGGGCTTTGGCGTAGCGACAGCTCGTACTCGCATCGGGGCGATTTTTTCCGCATCGAGGCGCCGCAATTCAATCCCGTGACCGAACGCGGGCTGCACATGAAGCCGATGCAGTTGCCGCATCCGCCGATCGCAGTCGCCGCGAGCACGCCGCGATCGGGTTCGCTGAAAGTCGCGGGCGCGCGCGGATGGTCGCCGATGTCGAGCTCGCTGTTGTCGAGTGCGTTCCTGCCGGGGCACTGGGAGACCGTGGTGGAGGGCGCGAAGAGCGCGGGCCTGACGCCGAATCGCAGCGACTGGAGAATCGCCCGCGACATCTTCGTCGGGCCCACACCCGCGATAGCGCGCGAGCGCGCGCGCGCCGTGCTCGGCCGCAATTACGACGTGCATCAACGGCCGAGCCGCGCCGGCACCCTCCAGATGCAGATCATGAAGGTCGATCCGTCGATGGCCGATGACGCCGTCGACGTCGACTATCTGATGGAGAACCTGTGGATCGTGGGAGACCCGCAGGAGTGCGCCGACAAGATCCGCGCGCTGTACGAAACGACCGGCGGCTTCGGCACCCTGCTCTGCGTGACGGCCGATTCGGACGATCCCGCCTGGGATCACGAAAGCCTGCGGCTGCTCGCCGAAGAGGTCGCGCCGCGTATCGCCGATCTGGGCTGA